The stretch of DNA TAATTCACAAATGTTCGTTGCCGGTAACTTCAGAATCTAATTTCCGCCCTCGCAAAATAAAAATGGCTACCCCAAAAGGGTAGCTTTTTTTTTCTCAAATTTTTATATATATTTGCATATTACTTATTGAATAGATGTAGGTAAGTGATAGGGAAATGGGAATGGGGTGGAGAAGGGTTGTTAGCAGTAACTTTAAACGAAACCATAATTAGAAAATGCTATGAAAAAACAAATAAGGATATTAATACTCATGGGACTTTTAACAACTCTATTTGGTTGCATAAAAAACAACAAGACTGAAAATATAGATATATTTCCAAAGGAAAGTTTTTCAGTAGTAGAAGCACAAATTGGAGACAAACCAGTTGTAGGTTCGTTTAATATGGCTTATAAAACTTACAACAAGAAAGCAAACTATCCTTGGTGCCTTAAAATAGCAATTGGACTTGACCTTGATAACTTGTATGAAAACGGACTACCAAAAAATGAAGAAAGTGCAATCGCAAATAAACTTGAAGACGAATTATTTGCTGAAATTCAAAAAATTACAACAGCACATTACATTGGACATCTCTTTAACGACACTTTTTTAGACATTTACATTTATCTTGATGCCCCTGAAGAAGTTCATCAATATTTGCAGAGCCAAATAAACAAAGAAGATTTAATTCGTGGGTTTGGTTACGAAATCAGCGAAGACCCTAATTGGACAACAGTCGAAGGATTACTGATTGGAGAAACAAGCAACTAAACTACAACTCCTCAATTTCTTTGGAACGGTTAAAACCTGTGTATGGGTTGAATCACAAAACATAGCCCACGAATTTATTCGTGGGTCACAAAATGCAAATTAAATCATAAACCATTTTAATGGTTGGAGAACATATAATTTGTAAATGGATAAATCCATTTATCAAATGTCCGCAAAACTTTCTCCACGGTTAAAACCGTGGGCTATGTTTCTTTTGCTCGTGTTTTTTTTTCACGATTAAAACCGTTGGCTATGTTTGTCATTCTCGTGTTTTTTTTTCACGATTAAAACCGTTGGCTATGTTTGTCATTCTCGTGTTTTTTTTTCCCCCCACGGTTGAAACCGTGGGCTATGTTTGTCATTGTCGTTTTTTTTTTACGGTTTAAATATTGTTTATATCATCACAATAAAAAATGATTATCCAATTCATATAACATATCAAAAAAACATAGCCCACGAATTTATTCGTGGGTCACAAAATGCCAATGAAATGATAAACCATTTTAATGGTTTGAAAAGGGAAATGTTATGCCACATTCATTCAATAAAATATGGATACATTCAATATGGTCAACCAAAGATAGGATGCCCCTAATTGATTTGAGTTTTGAAAATAATTTGTACCAATATATTTCTGAACAACTACTCGAACAAACGTGTCCCGTAAGAATTATCAACGGAACGTCCGACCATATCCATTGTTTGTTTTTATTAAACCCACAGAAATCAATTGTGGATGTTATCAAACAAATTAAAGGGAGCAGTTCACATTTTGTAAATCAAAACAATTTTATTAAAGAGAAATTCGTATGGCAAACAGGTTATGCAGCCTATTCGATTTCGGAGTCAGTTGTGGAAAAGGTTTTCCAATACATTCAAAATCAAAAACAACACCATAAAAAGATAACATTTCAGCAAGAATTCGACGATTTTTTGAAAATATATGGGTTTATGAATAAAACGACATGAGCAATGAAAATGGATAAATCCATTTATCAAATGTTCAAAAATCGTCCCCACGGTTAAACCGTGTGCTATGTTTTCGTTCATTTTTTCCCCACGGTTAAAACCGTGGGCTATGTTTGTCTTTCTCGTGTTTCTTTTCCCACGGTTGAAACCGTGGGCTATGTTTATTTTTCTTGTGGTTTCTTTGTTTCCCCACCGTAGAAATCGTGGGCTATGTAATCCCCCTCACAACTCCTCAATCTCCTTCGCTAATTGTTGGAGGCGGAATATGTTGGCGTATTTG from Candidatus Kapaibacterium sp. encodes:
- the tnpA gene encoding IS200/IS605 family transposase; amino-acid sequence: MPHSFNKIWIHSIWSTKDRMPLIDLSFENNLYQYISEQLLEQTCPVRIINGTSDHIHCLFLLNPQKSIVDVIKQIKGSSSHFVNQNNFIKEKFVWQTGYAAYSISESVVEKVFQYIQNQKQHHKKITFQQEFDDFLKIYGFMNKTT
- a CDS encoding DUF695 domain-containing protein, producing the protein MKKQIRILILMGLLTTLFGCIKNNKTENIDIFPKESFSVVEAQIGDKPVVGSFNMAYKTYNKKANYPWCLKIAIGLDLDNLYENGLPKNEESAIANKLEDELFAEIQKITTAHYIGHLFNDTFLDIYIYLDAPEEVHQYLQSQINKEDLIRGFGYEISEDPNWTTVEGLLIGETSN